Genomic DNA from Streptomyces sp. AM 2-1-1:
TCGACCTCGTTCACTGAGAAGCGACCAACGAAAGGCCGGTCATGTGGAGTTCGAGCGCACGGGGCACCTCGCCCTCGGGGGAGTGACCGTGTTCCGGTGCACTGCCGTCGCCCTGCTGCCGCCCACGGGCCGTGCGGTCCGGGCGGAAGGGTCCCTCGCGGAGCCTCGGCCCGTCCGCTGTGTCCTGGGGGAGCGACACCGCGACGAACACGCCTGCCCACAGTGGGACGACGACCGGCTCGGCAGCGGGGTATGGGTCCGCTGGGCGGCCGGCGCCATGTACCGGGTCGTACTGCTCCGTTGCACCCACTACGACGAAGTCCACGGCCCCTGCCGCCTCTTCGACGACCACCCCTCCGGGCACTCCGGGGAGGTCGTCGATCCTGCCGGGAACGCCGAGGGCAGCGGCGCTTGATCACGGATACGTACCGGCTCGGGCTCTCCGCCGAGCACTCGCACGCGGCCTCTCACCCGGCGATGAAGGGCGCGTATCCGGCCGGCGCCTCACTCACCCGGAGATCCGAGAAGAGCAGCTTCACGTCGTGCGCGTTGGTCTCCACGTGGACCTCGTGGAAGTCGATCCCGACCGCCTTCGACCAGCGGCGCGTGGCTTCCGACTCGGGCAGGAGATCGGCCTCGTAGAGCTCGTGAAACATGATGCCCCCTACGTAACCGCCGGGCGCCGAGTCGACAGTGGCCTCCGGGTCGAGAAGACGGTCGTCCAGGGAAGCCCGCCCGGTCTCCCAGGGGCAGGAACGTCTCGCAGCGGGCCTCGACAGAGTGGTCAGCGCTCGGAGACCGCCGCCGCCAGCGCGTCCGAGACGCCCTCCTCCTTCTGGCCCAGGAAATGCGGGTCGGGCCGGAAGAAGGCGTCCAGGGCGGCCTTGCCCGCCGCGAAGACCTCGCGGGTGCCGCCGTAGTACCAGGTGACGTCATGCGGCTCGTCGACGCCGACCCCGTACGCGTCGATCCCGGCGGCGCGGCAGAGTGCGACGGCTCGTCGGATGTGGAACCCCTGGCTCACCAGGACCGCGCGGTCCACCCCGAAGATCTTCTTGGCCCGCACGCAGGAGTCCCAGGAGTCGAAGCCCGCGTAATCGCTGACGATCCGGGCGGCGGGCACCCCATGGGTCGTGAGGTAGGCCCGCATCGCGTCCGGCTCGTCGTACTCCGCACGGCTGTTGTCGCCGGTCACCAGGAGGACCTTCACCTTGCCGGCCCGGTACAGCTCGGCGGCCGCGTCCAGGCGGTGCGCGAGGTACGGGGTCGGCCGGCCGTCGCGGAGCCCTGCGCCGAACACCACGGCCACGCCCCGTTCGGGCGCGTCCGCCGTGGTCCGTACGTGTGCCTGGGCCGCCGTGTACATCCAGGTCATCGGGGCCAGCGCCAGCACGCAGGCGACCATCAGGCCCTGCAGCGAACGCCGTTGACCGCGCCGGGTGAGCGGCCACAGGGCCCGCAGGGCCGTCAGCGGTCTCGGTCGTCGTCGCATGGGGAGCCCCTGTCGGTACTGCGGCGCACGGCGCTCGTGCTGCCCTCTCTCCGGAGAGGACGAGTGAGAGTGGCCCGGGGTTCTGCACCGAGCGGGATTCGGCCCGACAGCTCTACGGCTCTACGGCTCCACGGCTCGACGGCTCGACGGCTCGACGGCTCGACGGTGACAGCGGAAGCGTGGGGCGGCCGGTCGCGGTCGACTTCACGCGGTGCTGCGGACGCAGAGCCGAAAGGCCGGTGTCTCTCGGCCGCCGCCCCGCACGGCCGGGCTGTCCTGCGGGTCGCCCGCGTCCTGAACCCTCCGTGTGCCGACGGCCTCCGGGAGCGTCACTTCCCAGGGGTCCACGGGACCGCCGCGGGTTCGGGGCCGTCCAGAGCGTGGCGGATCTTCTCCCTGAAGGACTTGGCCGGGGCGAGCTTCTCCTCCCGCGTGTGGAGGAGGCGGGCGGTGGTCACGCGCAGGTGGCACTCGCGCTGGTGCTGGCGGACGTGGACCAGCCAGGAGCCGTCGGAGGTGAGGTAGGCGTCGCGGGCGGGGGATTCGTCCGGGCGGGCATGGCGGGCCAGGACCGCCGGTACGTGGTGCAGCGCCGCCTCCTCGGCCACGGCGAGCGCCTCCGCCTCGCCGCCCGTGACGGGGTGGCTCGCCACCAATGTCCATCGGTGCAACCTGAGTTCGACGCCGTCGGCCTGGCGGGTCGTCCGGGTGTCCTCCTCGATGAGGACGTACCACTGAGCAGTCATGTCGGGTCCTGAGGGGTCATCGCCCACGGAGCGGCGGTCGGCAGGATGTCGTGCGCGTCCGGTGTCATTATTGTCAGGTGCGGGCCGGGTCTGCTGGGACGCAAGCCGCGGACCTTCGCGGAGTGGTGTGCGCGTCACGCCGACGCGTTCCGCCGGCCGGAGACCGCCTGAGCCGAGCGAAGGATCTCCGGAACGGATGACCGGGGCCACGGCAGCGGCCCGTCCGGGCACCCGCGCACCACGGGCCCAACGACGGGCGACGGTTCGCCGAAGGTCGAGCCAACTTCTGTCGTTCGTAGTCCCGTTGGCCATACCCGTCAGTAGCGTGTGCGCCCGTGACCAGAGAACTCGTTCCCGCGCCCACCCGTCGTACGGTCGTCAAAGCCGCCGCCACGGCGGCCGCGGCCACCGCCGTCGCCGCCCCCGTCCTCCTCGGCGCGACCGCCGCCCGAGCCGCCGTCGGACCGGCCTTCGCGCACGGGGTCGCCTCCGGCGACCCGCTCCCCGACGGCGTCCTCCTGTGGACCCGCGTCACTCCCACCCCCGACGCCGTACCCGGCTCCGGCCTCGGCGCGGACACCCCGGTCGGGTGGGAGGTCGCCGAGGACAAGGCGTTCGCCCGGACCGTCGCCGCCGGTACCACCGTCGCCCGGGCCGGGTCCGACCACACCGTCAAGGTGGACGTCCGGGGGCTGCGCCCGGCCACGGCGTACTGGTTCCGCTTCTCGGCGGCCGACGGGCAGGCCCTCTCGCCCGTCGGCCGCACCCGCACCGCACCCGCCGCCGGCGCGGCGACGCCCGGCGTCCGCTTCGGCGTGGTCTCCTGCGCCAACTGGGAGGCCGGCTGGTTCTCCCCGTACCGGCACCTCGCGGCCCGTGCCGACCTGGACGCCGTACTCCACCTCGGCGACTACGTCTACGAGTACGCGTCCGGCGGCTACGCGCACGGCGACACCGTGGTCCGCCCGCACGCCCCGCTCCACGAGATCCTCACCCTCGCCGACTACCGCCTCCGGCACGCGACCTACAAGACGGACACCGACCTCCAGGCGCTGCACGCGGCCCACCCGGTGATCGCGATCTGGGACGACCACGAGTTCGCCAACGACGCCTGGTCGGGAGGGGCCGAGAACCACACCCCGGGCACCGAGGGAGCATGGGCCGACCGGGTCGCGGCGGCCAAGCGGGCGTACTTCGAGTGGATGCCGGTCCGCGCCTCCACCGAGGGGACCGTCTACCGCCGGCTCTCCTTCGGCAGCCTCGCCGAACTGCACCTGCTCGACCTGCGGAGCTTCCGCTCCGAGCAGGCGTCCCTCGGCAGCGGCACGGTCGACGACCCGGAGCGCTCGATCACCGGCCGGGCCCAACTGGACTGGCTGAAGGCCGGACTGGCCGGGTCGCCGGCCACCTGGAAGCTGGTCGGGACCTCGGTGATGATCTCCCCGGTCGCCTTCGGCTCCGTCCCCGCCGACCTGCTCGCGCCCCTCGCGAAGCTGCTGGGGCTGCCCGGCGAGGGCCTCGCCGTCAACGTCGACCAGTGGGACGGATACACCGACGACCGCAAGGAGCTGATCAGCCACCTGCGGGACCGGTCGGTGACCAACACGGTCTTCCTGACCGGCGACATCCACATGGCCTGGGCCAACGACGTGCCCGTCAAGGCGGCGACGTACCCCCTGTCGGCCTCGGCCGCCACCGAGTTCGTGGTCACGTCGGTGACCTCCGACAACCTGGACGACACCCTGAACGTCCCCCCGCAGACGGTCTCCCTGATCGCCGCCGCCGCGGTGAAGGCAGCCAACCGCCACGTGAAGTGGGTCGACATGGACGGGCACGGGTACGGAGTCCTCGACGTGACTGCCGAACGCTCGCAGATGGACTACTACGTCGTCTCCGACAAGACCCGCAAGGACGCCACGAGCGCCTGGGTCCGCTCGTACCGCACCCTGAACGGCACGCAGCGCGTCGAACGCGCCGAAGCCCCGGTGCGCTGACC
This window encodes:
- a CDS encoding ElyC/SanA/YdcF family protein; its protein translation is MRRRPRPLTALRALWPLTRRGQRRSLQGLMVACVLALAPMTWMYTAAQAHVRTTADAPERGVAVVFGAGLRDGRPTPYLAHRLDAAAELYRAGKVKVLLVTGDNSRAEYDEPDAMRAYLTTHGVPAARIVSDYAGFDSWDSCVRAKKIFGVDRAVLVSQGFHIRRAVALCRAAGIDAYGVGVDEPHDVTWYYGGTREVFAAGKAALDAFFRPDPHFLGQKEEGVSDALAAAVSER
- a CDS encoding alkaline phosphatase D family protein, with the protein product MTRELVPAPTRRTVVKAAATAAAATAVAAPVLLGATAARAAVGPAFAHGVASGDPLPDGVLLWTRVTPTPDAVPGSGLGADTPVGWEVAEDKAFARTVAAGTTVARAGSDHTVKVDVRGLRPATAYWFRFSAADGQALSPVGRTRTAPAAGAATPGVRFGVVSCANWEAGWFSPYRHLAARADLDAVLHLGDYVYEYASGGYAHGDTVVRPHAPLHEILTLADYRLRHATYKTDTDLQALHAAHPVIAIWDDHEFANDAWSGGAENHTPGTEGAWADRVAAAKRAYFEWMPVRASTEGTVYRRLSFGSLAELHLLDLRSFRSEQASLGSGTVDDPERSITGRAQLDWLKAGLAGSPATWKLVGTSVMISPVAFGSVPADLLAPLAKLLGLPGEGLAVNVDQWDGYTDDRKELISHLRDRSVTNTVFLTGDIHMAWANDVPVKAATYPLSASAATEFVVTSVTSDNLDDTLNVPPQTVSLIAAAAVKAANRHVKWVDMDGHGYGVLDVTAERSQMDYYVVSDKTRKDATSAWVRSYRTLNGTQRVERAEAPVR